AAGGCAGCCTCCGACAGCGCTGTGGGCATGGTGGACTCCATGATGGCTTCCCTGAGCATGAAAGAGGAGGCCAAGGAGGAGCCTGCACCTGCTCCAGAACCAGAACCGGAACCCGTTGCCATTCCAGAACCCACACCGGAACCCGCCTCCATTCCAGAACCTGCTGCCATTCCAGAACCAGAACAAACCCCTGTTCCAGAGCCAGAGCCTGTAGTAGTAGTTTCACAACCAGATCCAGTTCCTGAACCCGCACCCGTACCAGAACCAGAGCCAGCTGCCCCAGAACCAGAGCCTGCTGCCCCAGTACCAGAGCCAGAGCCTGCTGCCCCAGAACCAGAGCCTGTCCGTGAGCCCAGCCCAGAGCCTGCTGCCCCAGAGCCACTAGTGGTGATGTCTGAGGAGGCCCCCCCTGCTCCTGAGGAACCCTTACCTGTGCCAGAACCTGCCTCTGCCCTGGACGACCTGATGTCCGAGCCTATTCTAGAAGCTTCCATTCCTGCTCCAGAGCCCATCCTGGCTGCCATTGACGACTTGGCCCTGCCTGAGGTGCCCAGCCCCacgctggaggaggtggaggtccCTGTGGTTGCTGAGGGCCTCATTGAGCAGCTGGAGCAGTGCGTGGAGAATTCCCCGGCTGACGAGCTCCAGCAGGTGACCGGACTGAAAGTGGACTTGAGTGCTGCCGCCGACGGCGACGACGGGATGCTGGTCCCAGAGGACCtggcaggagaggctgagcaAGCCCTCACCACGGCAACCGGCGTCGTCAACGACCTGATCTGAGCACAGCACtgcgcacacacgctcacacacagagcccccccccatccacccaccctcctccaacacacacaatacaggactgaagagtgcacgtgtgtgtgtgtgtgtgtgtgtgaggtttagaCGTAGCGTGAAGTTTTAGTTCAGTGAGTAATGACATGTCTGTTTCAGTGAAGGCCggtctggggggtgggggggggggggtgttaagaGAGGGAATTATGTACAAATACTGATCCTGTCTGCAAACTGTAGGAGGGAGGTGTGAACCCTACGCTAAAAAAAAGTCCTTTTGGCCTCCGGGCCACCAGAGGCAACCTAGCAGTCCTGAATGGGTGACCTTAGATTTGTATAGGAGGCGGCCCCAGTGAGTTTTAAAACCATGTTAACTGAATCAGTGTTTactctctgtcctgctctcttgctctctccatctatcttctttctctctctctctctctcctgctttctctgtTTGTATTCTGAATCGGCGTGAAGGAAAGTGGCCTTATGTGTTTGTCGTCAGATGGAATGTATGTGTCAACAGCCGATGGCGGTGATGGTGGTTcgggaaaataaaataagatgGTTACGTTAACTCTGGTgtggtgtcttttttttttttttttcagtgttgtgTCTTGCATCTGGGGAAATGGAAACCCTCTTAGAAAAGCacaagattttctttttttttttttcctgtcccctttttctttttttttcttctgtgctgTACACTGCTGCTGGAAAGGGGGAAGACTGCCCTGTGGGCCGTCCCAGATCTGTTGACCGGTGGAAATGACTTGCTGCAGCAGCTCACCGtcagtcagcagtgtgtgtgtgtgtctcatcagcTCTGGCTCTGTGCCAGCGCTCAACATGTGTGAAATACGACTCCACATTCTCCGCCCTTTCCCACCTCTTCAGAGAGGATCTCATTTCTGTTCTGTAACTCACTGAAGCgctagtaaacacacacacacacacattctccccttctcttctgcaaatgcacacagatTTAGACATTTCCTGCTctcagactggtgtgtgtgtgtggtggggaggtCTGCATTCTTTCCAGAGGAAGGGGTCTGTAGAGGGGTGAGGGGTTTTGAGTTGAGCAGGATGAGAAATATGCGCTCTAGATAAATAAATCACCCCtgtcctcccccctctcacttGTTTATCCTGCTCCCTGACCATGCCTACGAGGAATCAAGACCCACGCAGTTTAAGTGTGCGTGATCTTTGACATGAAGTTATTTCACTTCAGCCTTGTGCAGGGAAAGCAGTGTTCAGAACATTCACCCATTTTCAGTTCAGGCTACAGTTCTAGGGTGTGTGAGTACAAGTTGCATACTTATGTGTGAATGTAAGGCtgtacacactctctgtgtgtgtgtgtgtgtgtgtagctgtatgTTGGAGTGAATCTCTGGAGGACTCCTCTCAGATAGGCCCCGCCCATTCCCAGTCATCACAgaccacctcctccttcagtctctctatcccttgttctttccctctccctccctatccctTGAAtgcttctctttctatctgtctatccctccctttatctccctccctccatccctgaaGAATATTTGTGCAGCACAGCCCTTAAGCCAGAGCTTGGCCTCAGTGTGACGGCAGTTTAGCCGTCCGTCTCTATCTCTACGGCAGCCAGTGTGCTTACTATGGGAAACTCTCAAACTCTGTGTCGCTTTCCTGAAACACCACAAAACATTCCTCCTTCctctgagcagagcagagccctccacacacacactcctcctcccctccacacacacactcctcctcctcctccgcctctctGACTCCAACTCTGCCCTGGCCACCGTGGCTCTCTGGTGTAGTTTTAAAAATCTGCTGacacatcccctctctcttcctttctctctcagtgctccccgatagtgtgtgtgtgtgtgtgtgtgtgtgtgtgtgtgtgtcatactgcACGGCTCTGAGAACTCTGAGAGCTGGGAGTGAGCGCTATGACGTGCGGGGTGTGGAATCCTGTGTTGCCTCTGCTCAGCGCCTAGCCTCCTCATAAACAagataaacatatacacacacatatacacacatatacacacacacagttccagaaGTCTCTGGGAGTTGTTGTTATCCAGTTTATTTCAGATACAGAAATccatatgatttatttttttcctcttacGAAGAACACAGCAACTGAACCCGAACCTGTGTAACGTATAACATATAATTCCACTTACAATGTCCCAAAGTAAAGAAATTATTATCaattattaatatattaattaaattatatattatatgacTATATATTAAGTATATTAGATCAttatatacaaaaatacatacatttaaatatgtttt
Above is a genomic segment from Clupea harengus chromosome 3, Ch_v2.0.2, whole genome shotgun sequence containing:
- the LOC105912563 gene encoding protein TsetseEP-like, with translation MGGKLSRRKSEPAVGEAAPAAEGAESQETQKEAAAGESQPAEDAGPLAGVMAAVSQTVQETVSAATEQVPAALAAPLDDALKAASDSAVGMVDSMMASLSMKEEAKEEPAPAPEPEPEPVAIPEPTPEPASIPEPAAIPEPEQTPVPEPEPVVVVSQPDPVPEPAPVPEPEPAAPEPEPAAPVPEPEPAAPEPEPVREPSPEPAAPEPLVVMSEEAPPAPEEPLPVPEPASALDDLMSEPILEASIPAPEPILAAIDDLALPEVPSPTLEEVEVPVVAEGLIEQLEQCVENSPADELQQVTGLKVDLSAAADGDDGMLVPEDLAGEAEQALTTATGVVNDLI